One segment of Alnus glutinosa chromosome 2, dhAlnGlut1.1, whole genome shotgun sequence DNA contains the following:
- the LOC133861576 gene encoding signaling peptide TAXIMIN 2 — protein sequence MGDCRPLGFLLGLPFALVALLLSVVGAVVWVIGSVLSCLCPCCICCTGLANMAMALVKLPVKILRWFTRQIPC from the exons atgggagATTGCAGGCCATTGGGTTTCTTGCTGGGACTGCCTTTTGCACTGGTGGCATTGTTGTTATCCGTTGTGGGTGCAGTTGTGTGGGTTATTGG GTCTGTGCTGAGTTGCTTGTGCCCATGCTGCATATGTTGTACCGGACTTGCGAATATGGCTATGGCTCTTGTGAAGCTTCCTGTGAAAATCCTTAGATGGTTCACTCGTCAGATTCCTTGTTAG